From a region of the Immundisolibacter sp. genome:
- a CDS encoding assimilatory sulfite reductase (NADPH) flavoprotein subunit, translating to MNAPVTTSNTPLSPDQAARLDALVRELGQAQLQWLSGYLAARAELGAGAPAATVAPSQSQASLTVLHGSQSGNGAKLARRLAELAQARGLPVTLASMADYKPARLRDERLLALIVSTHGEGEPPDSARELHEFLHGRKAPRLEQLRYSVLALGDSSYEFYCQTGKDFDAVLEKLGAQRLAPRVDCDVDYDDAAAAWIDTLLEQVSAAAAPAVSATAAATIGDAPQHDKRHPYLAEVLENINLNGRGADKETRHIELAVPGLIYQPGDALGVLPRNDPALVEALLTVLGLPATAPVKAGDTTLPLADALDHYYEITTLTRPFLAAYGALADSGKLAGLLAAGNEDALRAYLHGRQIIDVVQEFPVPGLTAEQFVGLLRRLPPRLYSLASSLAACPDEAHITVAAVRYESLGVRRQGVASTWLADRVKPGDTVPVFIERNDNFRLPTNPDTPLVMIGPGTGVAPFRAFLQEREASGASGRNWLFFGDRHFHTDFLYQIEWQAWLKAGLLTRMDVAFSRDQAQKVYVQQRLRERAAEVYAWLQDGAHVYVCGDATAMAVDVHAALRDIVAAEGKLDAEAAEEYLRELSRNRRYQRDIY from the coding sequence ATGAACGCACCGGTAACCACCTCGAACACCCCGCTGAGTCCGGATCAGGCCGCGCGCCTCGATGCCCTGGTCCGGGAGCTGGGTCAGGCCCAGTTGCAGTGGCTGAGCGGCTATCTGGCCGCCCGTGCCGAACTGGGTGCCGGCGCGCCTGCGGCGACCGTCGCGCCGTCGCAATCCCAGGCCAGCCTGACCGTGCTGCACGGTTCGCAAAGCGGCAATGGCGCCAAATTGGCGCGCCGCCTGGCGGAACTGGCGCAGGCGCGCGGCTTGCCCGTCACGCTCGCCAGCATGGCCGACTATAAGCCGGCCCGCTTGCGCGACGAGCGCTTGCTGGCGCTGATCGTCAGCACCCACGGCGAGGGCGAGCCACCCGACAGCGCGCGCGAGCTGCACGAGTTCCTGCACGGGCGCAAGGCGCCGCGCCTGGAGCAGCTGCGCTACAGCGTGCTGGCGCTGGGCGATTCCAGCTATGAGTTCTACTGCCAGACCGGCAAGGACTTCGATGCCGTGCTGGAGAAGCTCGGCGCGCAGCGTCTGGCGCCGCGGGTGGACTGCGATGTCGATTACGACGATGCCGCGGCGGCCTGGATCGACACCCTGCTCGAGCAGGTGAGCGCCGCAGCAGCGCCGGCGGTGTCGGCGACGGCAGCGGCCACCATCGGCGACGCACCGCAGCACGACAAGCGCCACCCGTACCTGGCCGAGGTGCTGGAGAACATCAACCTGAACGGCCGTGGCGCGGACAAGGAAACGCGCCACATCGAACTGGCCGTGCCCGGCCTGATCTACCAGCCCGGCGATGCGCTGGGCGTGCTGCCGCGCAACGACCCGGCGCTGGTGGAGGCACTGCTGACGGTGCTCGGGCTGCCGGCCACGGCGCCGGTCAAGGCCGGCGACACCACCCTGCCGCTGGCAGACGCGCTCGATCACTACTACGAAATCACCACCCTGACGCGGCCCTTCCTGGCCGCCTACGGCGCGCTGGCGGACAGCGGCAAGCTGGCCGGCCTGCTGGCGGCGGGCAACGAGGACGCCCTGCGGGCCTACCTGCATGGCCGGCAGATCATCGACGTGGTGCAGGAATTCCCGGTGCCGGGCCTGACGGCAGAGCAGTTCGTCGGCCTGCTGCGCCGTTTGCCGCCGCGGCTGTATTCATTGGCCTCCAGCCTGGCCGCCTGCCCGGACGAGGCGCACATCACCGTTGCCGCGGTTCGCTACGAGAGCCTGGGCGTCCGGCGGCAGGGCGTGGCCTCGACCTGGCTGGCCGATCGCGTCAAGCCGGGCGACACGGTGCCGGTATTCATCGAGCGCAACGACAACTTCCGCTTGCCGACCAACCCGGACACGCCGCTCGTCATGATCGGCCCGGGTACCGGCGTGGCGCCGTTTCGGGCCTTCCTGCAGGAGCGCGAGGCGAGCGGGGCCAGCGGCCGCAACTGGCTGTTCTTCGGCGACCGGCATTTCCATACCGATTTCCTGTACCAGATCGAGTGGCAGGCGTGGCTGAAGGCCGGGTTGCTGACGCGCATGGACGTCGCCTTCTCGCGCGACCAGGCGCAGAAGGTCTACGTGCAGCAGCGCCTGCGCGAGCGCGCCGCCGAGGTCTATGCCTGGCTGCAGGACGGCGCCCACGTCTATGTTTGCGGCGATGCCACGGCGATGGCGGTCGACGTGCATGCGGCGCTGCGCGACATCGTGGCTGCCGAAGGCAAGCTCGACGCCGAGGCGGCCGAGGAATACCTGCGCGAGCTGTCGCGCAACCGGCGTTACCAGCGCGACATTTACTGA